CTGCTGAAATCGACGGTGTCAAAACCGGGCGTATGTAGCAACGCGTTGAACAGGGTGTTCACGCCGCTGATGTACGTAAACTTGTACTTCTTGAGCTCCGCCACAAACGCCGGGAAATCGCGCGGGTTCGTGATGAGCACGTTGCGCCAGCCGAGCACCACGAACAGCAGGCAGTTCGCCGTCAGTGCGAAGATGTGATACAGCGGCAGCGCGGTTATCAACGTAGCCGGATCGCGCGGAAACGCCGGGCCTATCCACTCGAGCGCCTGCAAAACGTTCGCCACCATGTTGCCGTGCGTGAGCATCGCGCCCTTGGCGATACCGGTGGTGCCGCCGGTGTACTGCAGAAACGCGATGTCGCTGTGGTTCAACGACACGGGCTGCATCCGGACCTTGGAGCCGGCCTTGAGCGCCTGCTTGAACTTCCATGCGCCGGGCAAACTGAACGGTTTCACCTGTTTGCGTTTGTGCCGCACGACGAAGTCGACGATGTTGCCCTTCGGGAACCCCAGCATCTCGCCGACACTGGTCAGCACGACATGTTTGATAGGCGTGTGCGCGATCACTTCCTGCAGCACGTGCGCGAAGTTCTCGACGATCACGATCACAGTGGCGCCGGAATCGCTGAGCTGATGCTCGAGCTCGGGCGCGGTATACAGGGGATTGGTATTGACGATGGTAAAGCCGGCGCGCAGCGCGCCAAGCACGACGATGGGGTACTGCAGAGTGTTGGGCATCATCACGGCGACGCGGTCGCCCTTCTTGAGCCCGCAGCTCGTCTGCAGGAACGCGCCGAACTGCGCCGACAGCACATCGAGCTCGCCGTACGTCATGGCCTTGCCCATCTGGACATAGGCATCGCGCACGGAGTGGATGGCGAGCCCGCGCTCGATCATCTCCTTGAGCGAGGGGTATTCGTTGACATTGATTTCAGCGCGGACACCCGGCGGATAAGACTTGAGCCAATGCTTTTCCACGGCGACCCCTCGAATATGGTGTCGCAGGCTAGCTTGCGGGTTTCCCCGGAGCAACTAGCAGCGGCTTGAGCTTCGGCCAGAGGTTTTCGAGCAGCTGCGGCTGCCCGAGCGCATTGGGATGCAGCCCATCGGCCTGCATGAGATCGGGCTTGAGCGCCACCTGGTCGAGAAAAAACGGCACGAACGCCACGGGGTACTTGGCCGCCAGCGCGGCAAACATGTCGCGGAATTCCTGGCCGTAACGCGCACCGTAGTTAGGCGGTATCACCATGCCGACGAGCACGACGCGCGCTTTCGCCGCGCTCGCACGCTCGACGATTTGCCGCAGATTCTCGCGGCTGGTGGCGAGCGGCAGGCCGCGCAACCCATCATTGCCACCAAGTTCCACGATCACGATGGCCGGCTTGTGCGATTCGAGCACCCGCGGCAGCCGCGCGAGTCCTCCCTGGGTGGTTTCGCCGCTCACGCTGGCATTGATCACGCTGTATCCGTACCCTTCGGAAGCGAGCCGCTTCGACAGCAGGTTTACCCAGCCTTCCTGAACCTTGATGCCATAGCCGGCGCTGAGACTGTCGCCCAGCACGACGATGGTGCGCGGCGCTGGGGTCGCGGCAATCGCAGGCATCGCCAGCGCGAACAGCAATACCAACTGAATGGATCTGATGAGCGTACTCAAAGCCGAAAACCTCACAAAAAAGGTGACCAGTCCCGAAGGGATGCTGACCATCGTAGACGACGTGTCATTGGACATCGCGGCGGCGGAATCAGTTGCCATCGTCGGCGCCTCGGGCGCAGGTAAATCTACGCTGCTGGCACTGCTGGCTGG
This sequence is a window from Pseudomonadota bacterium. Protein-coding genes within it:
- a CDS encoding arylesterase, which translates into the protein MSTLIRSIQLVLLFALAMPAIAATPAPRTIVVLGDSLSAGYGIKVQEGWVNLLSKRLASEGYGYSVINASVSGETTQGGLARLPRVLESHKPAIVIVELGGNDGLRGLPLATSRENLRQIVERASAAKARVVLVGMVIPPNYGARYGQEFRDMFAALAAKYPVAFVPFFLDQVALKPDLMQADGLHPNALGQPQLLENLWPKLKPLLVAPGKPAS
- a CDS encoding AMP-binding protein, producing MEKHWLKSYPPGVRAEINVNEYPSLKEMIERGLAIHSVRDAYVQMGKAMTYGELDVLSAQFGAFLQTSCGLKKGDRVAVMMPNTLQYPIVVLGALRAGFTIVNTNPLYTAPELEHQLSDSGATVIVIVENFAHVLQEVIAHTPIKHVVLTSVGEMLGFPKGNIVDFVVRHKRKQVKPFSLPGAWKFKQALKAGSKVRMQPVSLNHSDIAFLQYTGGTTGIAKGAMLTHGNMVANVLQALEWIGPAFPRDPATLITALPLYHIFALTANCLLFVVLGWRNVLITNPRDFPAFVAELKKYKFTYISGVNTLFNALLHTPGFDTVDFSSLRITLGGGMAVQEAVAKRWKEVTGKILTQAWGLTETSPAACINKPGDDFNGSIGYPIPSTEISIRDDAGNELGINEVGEICVRGPQVMAGYWNRPDETANVMIGADLLRTGDIGRIDERGLVFIEDRKKDMILVSGFNVYPNEVESVAVTHPGVLEAAAIAQPDEKSGEVVALFVVKKDPSLTEQQVIEHCRKALTGYKVPKHVYFRAELPKTNVGKILRRALREELPKA